From the genome of Sulfurimonas paralvinellae:
AGGACAAAAGAAAATATTTTATACTTTGATCTTTCACTCTTATCACTTGTAGAGAAGGCGTGACAATGTATAAAATATTTTTTACGGTAGGTATCATATTTATTATATTGGGAGTTTTGGCATATCTGTTGAATGGACATCTCTTTAGATTGCCGGGTGATATAGTGATAGAGAGAGAAAATTTTAGTTTTTATTTTCCCATAACAAGTATGATTTTGATAAGTGTAGT
Proteins encoded in this window:
- a CDS encoding DUF2905 domain-containing protein, which produces MYKIFFTVGIIFIILGVLAYLLNGHLFRLPGDIVIERENFSFYFPITSMILISVVLSLLFALFSKFSS